Proteins encoded within one genomic window of Nitrospira sp.:
- a CDS encoding cobalt-precorrin-5B (C(1))-methyltransferase, whose product MDKSAPPKNRKGLRTGFTTGACAAAAAKAATRCLVKGVVLAEIETTLPNRSRVTFPLARCERVNERAICSVMKDAGDDPDCTHGAELIAEVEVRTNPGIEIRGGSGVARVTKAGLGLKIDGPAINPVPSRNITEMVEEELVGSPYAGAVVTITVPDGEEMAKKTTNARLGLLGGISILGTTGIVRPYSTAAFKASVMQEIDVAAVGGLCELALTTGGKSEQYAMALYPQLPEQAFIQVGDFIGVGVKQCAKRGVTRAIIVGMMGKLSKMANGKMQTHAAGSEVDMEFLASLAAELSAPDELVAAIRQANTARHVLELCREAGLVGITSLICKKVAEQCQRHAGERLIVEASLVDFGGALLGRYTEGHT is encoded by the coding sequence ATGGACAAGAGCGCACCGCCAAAAAATCGAAAGGGCCTGCGCACTGGGTTTACCACAGGCGCCTGCGCGGCTGCGGCCGCCAAGGCCGCCACTCGTTGTCTCGTGAAGGGTGTCGTGTTGGCTGAGATTGAAACGACATTGCCGAATCGGTCGCGTGTCACCTTCCCGCTTGCACGCTGCGAGCGCGTGAACGAGCGCGCAATCTGCAGCGTCATGAAGGATGCTGGCGACGATCCCGATTGTACACATGGTGCCGAACTGATTGCAGAGGTCGAGGTCCGTACCAATCCCGGTATCGAGATCAGAGGAGGCTCTGGTGTGGCCAGAGTCACCAAAGCCGGGCTGGGACTGAAGATTGATGGGCCTGCGATCAACCCAGTCCCAAGTCGAAACATTACAGAGATGGTCGAAGAAGAACTCGTCGGGAGTCCCTATGCCGGCGCCGTCGTCACGATCACAGTGCCGGATGGCGAGGAGATGGCGAAGAAGACGACCAACGCCCGTCTTGGACTCTTGGGCGGTATCTCTATCCTCGGCACGACTGGCATCGTGAGGCCCTATTCCACGGCGGCCTTCAAAGCGAGCGTGATGCAGGAGATCGATGTCGCAGCGGTTGGGGGTTTGTGCGAACTGGCACTCACGACCGGCGGCAAGTCAGAACAATATGCGATGGCCCTCTATCCGCAATTGCCAGAGCAGGCCTTCATTCAGGTCGGCGACTTCATCGGTGTCGGCGTGAAGCAGTGTGCGAAGCGAGGGGTGACGAGAGCCATCATCGTCGGGATGATGGGGAAACTCTCAAAGATGGCCAATGGCAAGATGCAGACGCATGCCGCCGGATCGGAAGTGGATATGGAGTTTCTGGCGTCGCTGGCAGCCGAGCTCTCCGCGCCTGACGAATTAGTGGCGGCCATCCGTCAGGCCAATACCGCCCGGCATGTATTGGAATTGTGCCGTGAGGCTGGTCTCGTCGGCATCACGTCGCTGATTTGCAAAAAAGTGGCTGAACAGTGTCAGCGCCATGCCGGTGAACGGTTGATTGTGGAGGCCAGTCTTGTCGACTTCGGCGGGGCCTTGCTCGGTCGTTACACGGAGGGTCACACATGA
- a CDS encoding FAD-dependent oxidoreductase, with translation MAVAKTAQVMNTKRLGSDTLLLDLRATEPLGFVGGQYLILDSRMVLSSGKAVKRAYSLLTSDAEQRRFQLAVKRIPDGLGSAFVHGLTAGTDISFSGPWGKFVPREEASGRTLILATDTGITAALGLVRAARFAPLLSQTVLIWLRDSAEYFLPDDFVRKQVSSACGEVSIEIIPTVGHPERVPHARAILRRVLLHGNPVQAFLAGDGAVNQMLFEDLVIAGVAVEKDQVESFFNMPKKST, from the coding sequence ATGGCTGTTGCGAAGACTGCCCAAGTGATGAACACCAAGAGGCTGGGGTCCGATACCCTGCTGCTCGATCTGCGGGCAACCGAACCGTTGGGATTTGTCGGCGGACAGTACCTGATCCTCGATAGTCGAATGGTCTTGTCGAGCGGCAAGGCTGTCAAGCGAGCCTACTCGCTCCTGACCAGTGATGCGGAGCAACGTCGCTTCCAGCTTGCGGTGAAACGCATTCCCGATGGACTGGGATCCGCCTTTGTACATGGGCTTACAGCAGGAACAGATATTTCGTTCAGTGGACCCTGGGGGAAGTTTGTTCCGAGAGAGGAGGCCTCTGGGAGGACGTTGATTCTGGCAACGGATACAGGGATTACCGCCGCACTGGGGCTTGTGCGTGCCGCTCGCTTTGCGCCGCTACTTTCTCAAACCGTACTCATCTGGCTACGCGACTCGGCGGAGTATTTTCTTCCGGATGACTTTGTGAGGAAGCAGGTTTCCTCAGCCTGCGGCGAGGTGAGCATTGAAATCATTCCCACCGTCGGCCATCCGGAACGGGTTCCTCATGCCCGAGCCATTCTGCGCCGGGTTCTCTTGCACGGCAATCCTGTGCAGGCCTTTCTGGCGGGCGATGGCGCTGTGAACCAGATGTTGTTCGAGGATCTGGTCATTGCCGGAGTAGCTGTGGAAAAGGACCAGGTCGAATCGTTTTTCAATATGCCGAAGAAATCCACATGA
- a CDS encoding DUF3209 family protein — protein sequence MACHEIAGLRLGLMEVLGIKNEAERQHELAELGAGADQPGPIRSMCVAKDLASLKQYYESAVAALEQRVSATRADDPKLPYLRTLVVLTKKVDLDLAHQIGSLTQFYRDLDEMHDFVHEIYPAE from the coding sequence ATGGCCTGTCATGAAATCGCAGGGCTTCGGCTGGGCTTGATGGAAGTATTAGGGATAAAGAACGAAGCTGAGCGGCAGCATGAACTGGCTGAACTCGGTGCCGGGGCCGATCAGCCAGGCCCGATTCGCTCCATGTGTGTGGCGAAAGATCTGGCATCGCTCAAACAGTATTATGAAAGTGCTGTTGCCGCACTTGAGCAACGTGTGTCGGCAACGCGCGCTGATGACCCCAAGCTTCCGTACCTACGCACGCTCGTGGTCCTCACGAAAAAGGTCGATCTCGATCTGGCCCATCAGATCGGGAGCCTGACACAGTTCTATCGTGACCTTGATGAAATGCATGATTTTGTCCACGAGATCTATCCGGCGGAGTAG
- a CDS encoding ferredoxin has translation MSTGLLIVGHGSRDPSANGEFESVVATYRATHPDLHVVHGYVELASPSLATALRELAHRVDSVVVLPLFLFAAGHVKNDIPLALSQARENFPTVRFTVTNALGVHPNLIDLAFLRARTALEGAAEAANTAVVVVGRGASDPDANGDFCKVVRLLAEGREFGWVLPCFIGIVRPRLEETVELIARARPKRIVVIPYLLFGGRLIAKIREQVDSFQARYPWIKTELMPHLGSHEHLFSVMDERLSQAMEGARPLPCDTCQYRVPVSAVTKQVGGLTALLWSLRHGFTHTQAMPHVHAHRPLSKHVLICGNADCADAGSITLIATLRRLLKATGRENEIRVTKTSCMGRCGEGPTVAVYPDGVWYRGVKEADAKELVEEHLLSDRLVSRLVDNIMQ, from the coding sequence ATGAGTACGGGATTGCTCATTGTCGGACACGGAAGCCGCGATCCCAGTGCAAATGGGGAGTTCGAATCGGTCGTCGCGACCTATCGTGCGACTCATCCCGATCTTCACGTGGTGCACGGCTATGTGGAGCTGGCCAGTCCGTCGTTAGCCACCGCTCTTCGTGAATTGGCTCATCGAGTCGATTCCGTGGTTGTGCTGCCCCTGTTCCTTTTTGCGGCAGGACATGTCAAGAACGATATTCCTCTTGCGCTCTCCCAGGCACGGGAGAATTTCCCTACTGTCCGGTTTACCGTCACCAACGCTCTGGGCGTTCATCCCAATCTTATCGACCTGGCCTTCCTACGTGCACGAACGGCACTGGAAGGTGCCGCTGAGGCTGCGAACACTGCGGTTGTGGTTGTGGGCCGTGGCGCAAGCGACCCTGATGCGAACGGTGACTTCTGTAAAGTCGTTCGTCTCCTTGCCGAAGGGCGTGAATTCGGGTGGGTCCTGCCCTGCTTCATCGGCATTGTGAGACCACGGTTGGAAGAGACGGTCGAGCTGATTGCGCGTGCGCGTCCCAAACGGATTGTGGTCATTCCATACTTGCTCTTTGGCGGACGGTTGATTGCGAAGATTCGTGAGCAGGTGGATTCATTTCAAGCTCGTTATCCTTGGATCAAGACCGAGCTGATGCCACATCTTGGGAGTCATGAGCACTTGTTCAGTGTGATGGACGAGCGTCTCTCACAGGCAATGGAGGGAGCACGTCCGCTCCCCTGTGACACCTGCCAATATCGTGTGCCGGTGTCCGCCGTGACGAAGCAGGTGGGCGGCCTTACGGCGCTACTCTGGAGTCTGCGACATGGGTTCACTCATACGCAGGCCATGCCACATGTGCATGCGCATCGGCCGCTGAGTAAGCATGTGTTGATCTGTGGAAACGCCGACTGCGCTGACGCGGGAAGCATTACGTTGATTGCAACATTACGTCGCCTGTTGAAGGCAACCGGCCGCGAGAATGAGATTCGAGTGACGAAGACCTCCTGTATGGGCCGGTGTGGAGAGGGCCCTACGGTCGCGGTGTATCCGGATGGCGTGTGGTATCGCGGTGTGAAAGAGGCGGATGCGAAAGAATTGGTCGAGGAGCATCTACTCAGTGATCGGCTCGTCAGTCGCCTGGTTGACAACATCATGCAGTAA
- a CDS encoding TonB-dependent receptor — translation MSRFFVSRVLYVCVLVLWTFAWVYPTSAQEVAMADQPELHAPDVVISATKTEIPAKQVTSAVEVITGEDLQQRKIRTVAEALRWAQGLSVLQTGGLGTSVGVRMRGGTPQQTLVLIDGAIVNSGTEGSYDFAHLTSDNIERIEILRGSQSMLWGSDAMGGVINITTKRGREKPNISGFAEYGSFNTFREGGSLSGKKGPIDFSGSITRLDTTGFSAINYRRGAAERDGYHNWQGALRVGADLPRDGRLEFSFRWLEGIVNFDGFSFNPTTFASDPADVFGAGSKSTQYIYAGNYAQPITAWWSQKLTLSRATENLVSHGGVVERNLVTGTTGAIGFPFSSQIGTTSNRVEWQHNFQVGKPLSLTAGYQFREQRGDNRDLLTSTTAFENKSVSSHAGFGEAQLNLWDRVFGTAGIRQDEYNAFGSATTYRVTGGYLHRETGTKLRGSYATGFRAPTINELFFPGFGNPNLQPEKSQALDAAIEQTLPGDRGTISVGYFWTRSRNLIVSAFDPAVCTEPGSFGFCAKNVGLARADGVEVSTKLKLYRDGPWVKNLDLQINYTYAATRDFVNGPDARLPRWPLHQISTVISYQPIDSLRANLEGRYVGERFGNIGNSFATSPFVVWNLSASYDVTKSIQAYLRLDNIFNEKYEEILFFGTPIRSMFGGVRINYDLPL, via the coding sequence ATGTCGCGGTTTTTTGTTTCTCGTGTGTTGTATGTGTGTGTCCTTGTTCTATGGACCTTCGCATGGGTCTATCCCACATCGGCTCAAGAAGTTGCGATGGCCGACCAACCGGAGCTCCACGCTCCGGATGTCGTCATCAGTGCAACCAAGACCGAAATCCCCGCCAAGCAAGTCACCAGCGCTGTGGAAGTGATTACCGGTGAAGACCTGCAGCAGCGAAAAATACGAACCGTTGCAGAAGCGCTTCGATGGGCACAGGGCCTGTCCGTCTTGCAAACTGGTGGGCTTGGCACATCAGTCGGCGTACGAATGCGTGGAGGAACGCCACAGCAGACGCTTGTCTTGATTGATGGTGCGATCGTCAATAGTGGTACGGAAGGGAGTTACGACTTTGCCCACTTGACGTCGGACAATATCGAACGGATCGAAATCTTGCGTGGGAGCCAGAGTATGCTCTGGGGGTCGGATGCCATGGGCGGTGTGATCAATATCACGACGAAACGTGGACGAGAGAAACCCAACATCTCCGGTTTTGCCGAGTATGGATCGTTTAACACATTTCGAGAAGGAGGCAGTCTCTCTGGTAAGAAAGGTCCCATTGATTTTTCAGGATCGATTACGCGTTTAGATACAACCGGCTTTTCAGCCATCAACTATCGACGTGGTGCGGCTGAGCGCGATGGATATCATAACTGGCAAGGGGCGCTTCGAGTTGGAGCTGATCTTCCTAGGGATGGTCGACTGGAGTTTAGTTTTCGATGGTTGGAAGGCATCGTGAATTTCGACGGGTTTTCGTTTAATCCGACCACCTTCGCGTCAGATCCGGCTGATGTGTTTGGTGCCGGATCAAAAAGTACCCAATATATCTACGCGGGAAACTATGCCCAACCGATTACTGCCTGGTGGTCACAAAAACTGACCCTGTCACGGGCGACTGAGAATCTTGTTAGTCATGGCGGCGTAGTGGAGCGTAACCTTGTGACTGGAACCACGGGAGCGATCGGGTTCCCGTTCAGCTCTCAAATTGGAACCACCAGTAATCGGGTTGAATGGCAGCATAACTTCCAAGTTGGCAAACCCTTATCCTTAACAGCAGGGTATCAGTTTCGAGAACAGCGGGGCGATAATCGCGATCTTCTTACAAGCACGACAGCCTTTGAGAATAAATCCGTCAGTAGCCATGCGGGGTTTGGAGAGGCGCAGTTGAATCTCTGGGATCGCGTCTTCGGAACGGCAGGTATTCGTCAGGATGAGTACAACGCATTTGGAAGCGCCACGACCTACCGCGTCACAGGAGGGTATCTCCATCGGGAAACTGGTACGAAGCTACGAGGTAGCTATGCGACGGGATTTCGAGCTCCGACGATCAATGAACTGTTTTTCCCAGGATTTGGCAATCCGAATCTTCAGCCAGAGAAAAGCCAAGCCTTGGACGCTGCGATTGAACAGACGTTGCCGGGTGATCGAGGCACCATTAGTGTCGGGTACTTTTGGACCCGCTCCCGCAATCTGATTGTGTCAGCCTTCGATCCTGCTGTCTGTACGGAACCCGGATCGTTTGGGTTCTGTGCGAAGAATGTCGGCTTGGCTCGAGCGGACGGCGTGGAGGTCAGCACCAAGCTGAAACTGTACCGCGACGGGCCATGGGTGAAGAACCTGGATCTGCAGATCAATTATACGTATGCAGCCACGCGGGATTTCGTCAATGGTCCTGACGCCCGCCTTCCGAGGTGGCCACTCCACCAGATTTCGACCGTCATCAGTTATCAGCCTATCGACAGTCTACGGGCCAATCTGGAAGGACGCTATGTTGGCGAACGATTCGGTAACATAGGAAATAGTTTTGCGACTTCCCCATTTGTCGTGTGGAATCTGTCGGCGAGCTATGACGTGACGAAGTCTATACAAGCCTATCTCCGTTTGGACAACATATTCAATGAAAAGTACGAAGAGATATTATTCTTCGGTACTCCGATCCGTTCAATGTTCGGAGGAGTACGGATCAATTATGATCTGCCGCTCTAG
- a CDS encoding carbon-nitrogen hydrolase family protein, with translation MSVRKVALLHLETVPGAVEQNRYMIVEAIKHAASVGAEWIVTPELAVCGLQFPQLIGTDWIQPQPDPWMQQVCRLVRTLKRTVFLSCPERDGSRLYNTVFVIDSAGEIIGRHRKINVLSDSLSWSSPGDVAVPIECGGIKVGVLVCADVYTPNIARAMKFEGAQMFVSPASWGPGLHGPNGEWEQRTHETGIPLIVCNRTGAEKTLDFWKAPSLVVQDGMRVLTHTSERSAVLTFDWDFDRMVPRSSRYSIDYIRNSHTG, from the coding sequence ATGAGTGTGAGGAAAGTCGCGTTGCTCCATCTTGAGACGGTTCCCGGAGCCGTGGAACAGAACCGCTACATGATCGTTGAGGCCATCAAACATGCGGCGTCGGTGGGAGCGGAGTGGATCGTGACACCGGAGCTGGCCGTCTGCGGACTACAGTTTCCACAGTTGATCGGCACCGATTGGATACAGCCGCAGCCGGACCCATGGATGCAGCAAGTCTGTCGATTAGTGAGGACGTTGAAACGGACTGTCTTTCTTTCGTGCCCCGAGCGAGATGGGTCCCGGCTCTATAACACCGTATTCGTGATTGATTCAGCAGGGGAAATCATCGGCAGACATCGTAAGATCAACGTGCTCAGCGACTCCCTGTCATGGTCGAGTCCAGGAGACGTTGCCGTGCCAATCGAATGTGGTGGCATCAAGGTGGGGGTGCTCGTCTGCGCCGATGTTTATACGCCGAATATCGCTCGGGCCATGAAGTTTGAAGGGGCGCAGATGTTTGTCTCGCCGGCATCATGGGGGCCTGGCCTACACGGTCCAAATGGGGAATGGGAGCAACGGACTCACGAAACAGGGATCCCGTTGATTGTCTGTAACCGAACCGGTGCTGAAAAGACATTGGACTTCTGGAAGGCGCCAAGCTTAGTTGTGCAGGACGGGATGCGAGTACTCACGCATACATCGGAGCGATCTGCGGTCCTCACGTTCGACTGGGATTTCGATCGCATGGTGCCGCGCTCTTCACGATACTCGATCGACTATATCCGGAATTCGCACACCGGCTGA
- a CDS encoding ABC transporter ATP-binding protein, with product MMSSDSIPLLAQAHAYDIQSVRFRYQSNESPASRWILDNISFHVQEGEVLGVVGPNGSGKTSLLKVLARLMTPQQGHISLFGQDLSAKAQREVACVVGVVPQDSQMLFPFTVAESVLMGRFPHQSRDRWIGGFGWESRDDLAIAEQAMMTMDIVHLAHRSVTDLSGGERQRTVIARTLAQTPKVLLLDEPTAFLDLQHQVEICSVLRRLRDEGGLTVVLVSHDLNLVSQYCDRILLLDHGQIVRLGGPGEVIEPEVLESVYRCRVLVDRHPSSGLPRITLPGRPLSGEN from the coding sequence ATGATGAGCAGTGACTCAATTCCTCTCCTAGCACAAGCTCATGCGTACGATATTCAGTCTGTTCGGTTCCGTTATCAGTCGAACGAGTCACCGGCGAGCAGATGGATTCTGGATAACATTTCCTTTCACGTGCAAGAAGGCGAGGTGCTGGGTGTGGTTGGCCCGAACGGATCCGGGAAAACCTCCTTACTGAAAGTACTGGCGCGACTGATGACTCCTCAGCAAGGCCATATCTCCCTATTCGGACAGGATCTCTCGGCGAAGGCTCAACGAGAAGTCGCCTGCGTCGTTGGAGTTGTTCCACAAGATTCACAGATGCTCTTTCCCTTTACTGTGGCTGAAAGCGTACTGATGGGTCGATTCCCCCATCAGTCTCGGGACCGGTGGATTGGTGGATTCGGATGGGAAAGTCGAGACGATCTGGCTATCGCGGAACAGGCGATGATGACGATGGACATCGTTCACTTGGCTCATCGATCGGTGACAGACCTTTCCGGTGGCGAGCGGCAGCGGACCGTGATTGCTCGAACACTTGCCCAGACTCCAAAAGTCTTGCTGCTGGACGAACCGACCGCGTTTCTGGATCTGCAACATCAGGTTGAAATCTGCTCGGTGTTGCGCCGATTGAGAGATGAGGGTGGCTTAACTGTCGTCCTTGTCTCCCATGATTTGAATCTAGTGAGTCAGTATTGCGACAGAATTCTGTTGTTGGATCATGGGCAAATTGTACGACTTGGTGGCCCAGGCGAGGTCATTGAGCCGGAGGTGTTGGAATCCGTGTACCGGTGCCGTGTGTTGGTCGATCGGCATCCGAGTTCCGGATTACCTCGGATCACGCTCCCCGGTCGCCCGTTGTCTGGTGAGAATTAA
- a CDS encoding iron ABC transporter permease — protein MVRFVREDLLKQLPAMVQPESCTEVLSHKPGRMVSQGAILTNSRWMATLGVLSLTAIAVGLICLHFGAQPIAYGEVLRALFDTVSLKDSTDETSDITKTILLQVRLPRILLGFLVGCSLASVGVALQALLRNPLADPYVLGVSSGAALGTAVGILFGVGTTFLAETALPACGFVGGLVALAVIYRMAATYGQLPIHSLLLTGVILNAIFSALIMFITSILDPNRSYGMMAWLMGTLTAPTYGSLVALIIYLSIGLFLLFRHMRVLNILALGEESARTLGIDTEQTKRSLFVLTALVTGAVVSVSGMIGFIGMVVPHAVRLVIGADHRLLLPASALVGGTFLMGADTVARTLIAPTEIPVGIITALVGGPFFVYLLLWRKDRLA, from the coding sequence ATGGTGCGCTTCGTCCGTGAGGATCTGTTGAAACAGCTTCCAGCCATGGTTCAGCCTGAGTCCTGCACGGAAGTCTTATCTCACAAACCTGGCCGTATGGTCTCTCAAGGTGCGATCCTCACGAACTCACGCTGGATGGCGACACTTGGAGTTCTTAGCCTCACGGCCATTGCGGTGGGCCTGATCTGTCTCCACTTCGGTGCCCAACCCATTGCGTATGGGGAGGTCTTACGAGCGTTGTTTGACACGGTCAGCTTGAAGGACAGTACTGATGAGACATCGGATATTACAAAAACCATTCTGCTGCAGGTCCGACTGCCACGCATCTTGCTGGGCTTTTTGGTGGGCTGCTCCCTGGCTTCCGTGGGAGTTGCCTTGCAGGCACTGTTACGGAATCCGTTGGCTGATCCCTATGTGCTGGGCGTCTCCAGCGGTGCCGCGCTTGGAACTGCGGTGGGAATCTTGTTCGGAGTAGGAACCACTTTTCTTGCGGAAACGGCGCTGCCCGCCTGTGGATTTGTCGGAGGCCTCGTGGCACTCGCCGTGATCTATCGAATGGCTGCTACGTATGGACAGTTACCCATCCACAGTCTGTTGTTGACCGGGGTGATTCTCAACGCCATCTTTTCCGCCTTGATTATGTTTATTACGTCGATCCTCGATCCAAATCGTTCGTACGGAATGATGGCCTGGTTGATGGGAACACTCACCGCTCCCACCTACGGTAGCTTGGTTGCACTCATCATCTACCTCTCGATCGGCCTCTTCCTGCTCTTTCGTCATATGCGCGTCCTCAACATTTTGGCGTTAGGAGAAGAGTCTGCCCGTACGCTCGGTATCGATACAGAGCAGACAAAGCGGTCTCTTTTTGTGCTGACGGCATTGGTGACGGGAGCGGTGGTGTCTGTCAGCGGAATGATCGGCTTTATTGGGATGGTCGTTCCCCATGCCGTGCGGTTGGTGATCGGTGCCGATCATCGACTACTACTTCCCGCATCAGCGCTAGTTGGAGGCACCTTCCTGATGGGTGCTGATACGGTAGCGCGGACACTGATCGCACCGACGGAGATTCCTGTCGGTATTATCACCGCTCTGGTCGGTGGGCCGTTCTTTGTCTACCTCTTGCTCTGGCGAAAGGATCGCTTGGCATGA
- a CDS encoding cobalamin-binding protein: MKRRQQGILTGMPFMAHVSSRSFIDDAGHRIYLAKPPARIVSLAPSITEMLFSLGLEDQIVGVTEFCDYPSAAKSKAKVGYANPSVEVIIALRPELVLAPRDFLRPDLQVKLEQLKIPVFVLDAHTLEDIPLHIHTLGQMFEKVSAASAVTQHIREHLAAIKRKVETLPAKRVLYVLNSQPLITVGPGSFIHQMIGVAGGMNIATQTSNAYPRLSMETVLKEDPEVLIFPSGEVEAVPRSEQQQWRRWDSLSAVKHQRFHEVSSSLLNRPGPRVVEGLEQLARAIHPDAFDSSNGALRP, encoded by the coding sequence ATGAAGCGACGACAACAGGGCATCCTGACCGGCATGCCATTCATGGCCCATGTCTCGTCACGATCATTTATAGATGATGCCGGACATCGAATCTATTTAGCCAAGCCACCGGCTCGTATCGTGTCGCTGGCTCCGAGTATTACCGAAATGCTGTTCTCGCTTGGGTTGGAGGACCAAATCGTTGGCGTCACGGAGTTTTGTGACTATCCGTCAGCAGCGAAGTCCAAAGCCAAGGTAGGGTATGCCAATCCCAGTGTGGAAGTCATTATTGCATTGAGGCCGGAATTAGTATTGGCGCCCAGGGACTTTCTTCGTCCAGACCTGCAGGTGAAGCTTGAGCAGCTCAAGATTCCGGTGTTCGTACTCGATGCGCACACCTTGGAAGATATCCCGCTTCACATTCATACGTTAGGACAGATGTTCGAGAAGGTTTCGGCGGCCAGCGCGGTGACTCAGCACATCCGGGAACATCTTGCAGCGATCAAACGCAAGGTTGAGACCTTGCCCGCCAAACGAGTTCTATACGTCCTCAATAGTCAGCCGTTGATTACCGTGGGGCCTGGAAGTTTCATCCATCAGATGATCGGTGTGGCAGGAGGGATGAACATTGCGACGCAGACGAGCAACGCCTATCCGAGGCTGAGTATGGAGACCGTGCTCAAGGAAGATCCGGAGGTGCTAATTTTCCCAAGCGGAGAAGTGGAAGCGGTGCCACGCAGCGAGCAACAGCAGTGGCGGCGATGGGACTCGCTTTCTGCCGTGAAACACCAGCGTTTCCATGAGGTCTCATCGAGTCTGTTGAATCGTCCTGGGCCTCGCGTCGTTGAGGGGTTAGAACAACTGGCTCGAGCCATCCATCCGGACGCGTTCGATTCCAGTAATGGTGCGCTTCGTCCGTGA
- the rpmB gene encoding 50S ribosomal protein L28, translating into MAWMCEICQKKPVSGNNVSHANNKTKRVFNPNLQTVRAVVDGSHKRIRVCTRCLRSGLVQKAV; encoded by the coding sequence GTGGCATGGATGTGTGAGATTTGCCAAAAGAAGCCTGTATCGGGCAACAATGTGAGTCACGCGAACAACAAGACCAAGCGAGTGTTCAACCCTAATCTTCAAACTGTTCGTGCAGTGGTGGATGGGAGTCATAAGCGTATCCGCGTCTGTACGCGCTGTTTGCGTTCTGGATTAGTCCAAAAAGCGGTCTAA
- a CDS encoding tyrosine--tRNA ligase: MKDVNQQIDLIRRGAVEMIQPAELEAKLKRALTEGRPLRVKAGFDPTAPDLHLGHTVLIHKLKHFQDLGHQVIFLIGDFTGMIGDPTGVSETRRALTKEQVLENAKTYQRQIFKILDPAKTLVEFNSRWMGEMTAEGLIQLAAHYRVARMMERDDFHKRYQEQKPISVHEFLYPLVQGYDSVALKADVELGGTDQKFNLLVGRELQRDYGQESQVVITMPLLEGTDGIKKMSKSVGNYIALEDKPGEMFGKVMSISDVLMYRYYELLTTEDLGHAKSLHPMEAKQTLAELIVAQYHGAEAGKQARAEFAQKFQKQEFPNEPDVRVQLTTNDLRDGKVIGLVDLVAKTGLVPSKSEARRLIIQGGIEVDGIKETNPDKLIAFELNQQRRLKIGKKKFAIAELRS; the protein is encoded by the coding sequence ATGAAGGATGTAAATCAGCAGATCGATCTCATTCGGCGTGGCGCCGTAGAGATGATCCAGCCTGCGGAACTAGAAGCCAAGCTCAAACGGGCACTCACAGAGGGCCGTCCATTGCGGGTCAAAGCTGGCTTTGACCCGACTGCGCCGGATCTTCACCTTGGACATACGGTCCTGATTCACAAGTTGAAACACTTCCAGGATCTTGGCCACCAAGTCATTTTTTTGATCGGTGATTTTACAGGGATGATCGGTGATCCAACCGGTGTCTCTGAAACCCGTAGAGCATTGACGAAGGAACAGGTCCTTGAAAACGCCAAGACCTACCAGCGCCAGATTTTTAAAATTCTTGACCCGGCGAAAACCCTAGTTGAGTTCAACAGTCGTTGGATGGGCGAGATGACGGCTGAAGGGCTGATTCAGTTGGCGGCTCACTATCGGGTCGCTCGCATGATGGAGCGGGACGATTTCCATAAACGGTATCAAGAGCAGAAACCCATCAGCGTCCACGAATTTCTCTATCCACTCGTCCAGGGCTATGATTCCGTGGCGTTGAAGGCGGATGTGGAACTGGGAGGGACGGATCAAAAATTTAATCTCTTGGTAGGGCGTGAGTTGCAGCGCGACTACGGCCAAGAATCGCAAGTCGTCATCACGATGCCCTTGCTCGAAGGGACGGACGGCATCAAGAAGATGAGCAAGAGCGTCGGCAACTATATCGCGCTGGAAGATAAGCCGGGGGAGATGTTCGGAAAAGTCATGTCGATCAGCGATGTCTTAATGTATCGGTACTATGAGTTACTGACGACAGAAGACCTTGGGCACGCCAAATCGCTGCATCCGATGGAGGCGAAACAGACACTCGCCGAGCTGATCGTGGCGCAGTACCACGGAGCCGAGGCAGGGAAGCAGGCCCGAGCGGAATTTGCGCAGAAGTTCCAGAAACAAGAATTCCCCAATGAGCCGGATGTCCGTGTGCAACTGACTACCAATGATCTGCGAGATGGGAAGGTCATTGGGCTGGTTGATCTTGTGGCTAAAACGGGATTGGTTCCCAGCAAGAGCGAAGCACGTCGGTTGATCATTCAAGGCGGAATCGAGGTCGATGGCATCAAGGAAACAAATCCCGACAAGCTCATTGCGTTTGAACTGAATCAACAACGCCGCCTCAAAATCGGGAAAAAGAAGTTTGCCATTGCAGAATTGAGATCATGA